The Maylandia zebra isolate NMK-2024a linkage group LG4, Mzebra_GT3a, whole genome shotgun sequence genome includes a window with the following:
- the LOC112431505 gene encoding deoxyribonuclease-1-like isoform X1 has product MHLVGTLGLFLTLLHLSNSLLLGAFNIKSFGDTKASNTTLMNIITKIVQRYDVILIQEVRDSDLSATQKLMEYVNNVCLFPPRDSPQYKYIVSEPLGASTYKERYLFLYREALVSVAKSYTYDDGPEETGQDAFSREPFVVMFSSKHTAVRDFTLIPQHTSPESAVRELNALYDVVADVRARWNNDDIVLLGDFNAGCSYVSGSDWQQIRIFTDKTFHWLITDAADTTVSQTVCPYDRIVVTADMMRGVVKESAKVYNYMTDLNLKQDLALAVSDHFPVEVKLSG; this is encoded by the exons ATGCATTTGGTGGGCACTTTGGGGCTTTTTCTGACCTTGCTGCATCTCTCTAACTCGCTGCTGCTGGGAGCCTTTAACATCAAATCCTTCGGAGACACCAAAGCCTCCAACACCACTCTGATGAACATCATTACCAAG attgTCCAACGCTATGACGTCATTCTGATCCAAGAGGTCAGAGACAGTGATCTCTCAGCAACCCAAAAACTCATGGAGTACGTCAACAA tgtgtgtttgtttcccccCAGAGATTCTCCTCAGTACAAATACATCGTCAGCGAGCCTCTCGGTGCGAGCACCTATAAAGAGCGATATCTCTTCCTTTACAG GGAGGCGCTGGTATCGGTGGCAAAAAGCTACACCTATGACGACGGCCcggaggaaactggacaagacGCCTTTAGCAGGGAGCCGTTTGTCGTAATGTTCTCCTCCAAACACACTG CTGTGAGAGACTTTACTCTGATCCCTCAGCACACCTCCCCAGAATCAGCTGTTCGGGAGCTAAATGCTCTCTATGACGTGGTGGCAGATGTCCGCGCTCGCTGGAACAATGAT GACATCGTGCTGCTGGGTGACTTCAACGCAGGCTGTAGTTATGTGTCCGGGTCTGACTGGCAGCAGATCCGCATCTTCACTGACAAGACTTTCCATTGGCTGATCACTGATGCGGCCGACACTACCGTGTCGCAAACTGTCTGCCCTTACGACAG gATTGTGGTCACTGCGGACATGATGAGAGGAGTGGTGAAAGAGAGTGCGAAGGTGTATAACTACATGACGGACCTGAATCTCAAACAAGATCTG
- the LOC112431505 gene encoding deoxyribonuclease-1-like isoform X2, translating to MHLVGTLGLFLTLLHLSNSLLLGAFNIKSFGDTKASNTTLMNIITKIVQRYDVILIQEVRDSDLSATQKLMEYVNKDSPQYKYIVSEPLGASTYKERYLFLYREALVSVAKSYTYDDGPEETGQDAFSREPFVVMFSSKHTAVRDFTLIPQHTSPESAVRELNALYDVVADVRARWNNDDIVLLGDFNAGCSYVSGSDWQQIRIFTDKTFHWLITDAADTTVSQTVCPYDRIVVTADMMRGVVKESAKVYNYMTDLNLKQDLALAVSDHFPVEVKLSG from the exons ATGCATTTGGTGGGCACTTTGGGGCTTTTTCTGACCTTGCTGCATCTCTCTAACTCGCTGCTGCTGGGAGCCTTTAACATCAAATCCTTCGGAGACACCAAAGCCTCCAACACCACTCTGATGAACATCATTACCAAG attgTCCAACGCTATGACGTCATTCTGATCCAAGAGGTCAGAGACAGTGATCTCTCAGCAACCCAAAAACTCATGGAGTACGTCAACAA AGATTCTCCTCAGTACAAATACATCGTCAGCGAGCCTCTCGGTGCGAGCACCTATAAAGAGCGATATCTCTTCCTTTACAG GGAGGCGCTGGTATCGGTGGCAAAAAGCTACACCTATGACGACGGCCcggaggaaactggacaagacGCCTTTAGCAGGGAGCCGTTTGTCGTAATGTTCTCCTCCAAACACACTG CTGTGAGAGACTTTACTCTGATCCCTCAGCACACCTCCCCAGAATCAGCTGTTCGGGAGCTAAATGCTCTCTATGACGTGGTGGCAGATGTCCGCGCTCGCTGGAACAATGAT GACATCGTGCTGCTGGGTGACTTCAACGCAGGCTGTAGTTATGTGTCCGGGTCTGACTGGCAGCAGATCCGCATCTTCACTGACAAGACTTTCCATTGGCTGATCACTGATGCGGCCGACACTACCGTGTCGCAAACTGTCTGCCCTTACGACAG gATTGTGGTCACTGCGGACATGATGAGAGGAGTGGTGAAAGAGAGTGCGAAGGTGTATAACTACATGACGGACCTGAATCTCAAACAAGATCTG